In Chelmon rostratus isolate fCheRos1 chromosome 4, fCheRos1.pri, whole genome shotgun sequence, a genomic segment contains:
- the LOC121605737 gene encoding spindlin-1-like produces the protein MSKKRGRKRSSGELSDMLTPDPNSILGVRIQHNWREKGNQSKWKGTVLDRLSVNPSLFMVKYDGFDCVYGIELFKDERVSNLQVLSEKVVNNKIKIPPGAEELVGKAVEHLFEKEDGEKNEWRGMVLSRAPIMTNWYYITYEKDPVLYMYQLWDDYADGDLRILPEAENKHLLPADRKPGEETESLVGKQVEYVTDKGVKRTGLVIYQVPAKPSVYYIKYDDDFHIHVYDLVKTT, from the exons ATGTCCAAGAAAAGGGGCAG AAAGCGGAGTAGCGGGGAGCTGAGTGACATGTTGACCCCGGATCCCAACAGCATTCTGGGAGTCCGCATTCAGCATAACTGGCGCGAGAAGGGCAACCAGAGCAAATGGAAGGGAACAGTGCTCGACAGGCTTAGTGTGAACCCTTCTCTCTTCATGGTGAAGTATGACGGCTTTGACTGCGTCTACGGCATCGAGCTGTTCAAGGACGAGAGAGTGTCGAACCTACAAGTCCTGTCGGAAAAAGTTG TTAACAACAAGATCAAGATACCACCAGGGGCGGAGGAGCTGGTGGGCAAAGCTGTGGAGCATCTGTTCGAAaaagaagatggagagaagaacGAGTGGAGAGGCATGGTCCTCTCCAGAGCTCCAATCATGACCAACTGGTATTATATCACTTATGAAAAGGACCCCGTTCTTTATATGTACCAGCTATGGGATGACTACGCTGATGGAGATCTCAGGATTCTGCCTGAAGCAG AAAACAAGCACCTGTTGCCTGCAGACAGGAAGCCAGGAGAAGAGACGGAGAGTCTGGTGGGGAAACAAGTGGAGTATGTTACTGACAAGGGTGTGAAGAGAACGGGCCTGGTCATCTACCAGGTCCCTGCCAAGCCCTCTGTCTACTATATCAAATATGATGATGACTTTCATATCCATGTCTATGACCTGGTCAAAACCACCTAG
- the micos13 gene encoding MICOS complex subunit MIC13, whose protein sequence is MAARILPIVKLATKVTIAGGALYVACDSGLLGSSEQGSEALGKAKAAIPPAVEEWMKYFGLEAQLPTLPTIEFSPVQAWNSGVRWTISSLSEAPTKANEYSNQGVQYLKDLTK, encoded by the exons ATGGCGGCAAGGATTTTGCCCATAGTGAA ACTGGCCACCAAGGTGACCATTGCAGGAGGAGCTCTCTACGTTGCCTGTGACTCTGGTCTGTTGGGAAGCAGTGAGCAGGGCTCAGAGGCCCTGGGGAAGGCTAAGGCTGCAATACCGCCCGCCGTTGAGGAATGGATGAAGTACTTTGGCCTGGAG GCTCAGCTTCCTACCCTGCCTACCATTGAATTCTCCCCTGTTCAGGCGTGGAACTCTG GAGTGCGGTGGACGATTTCGTCTCTTTCGGAGGCtccaacaaaagcaaatgaGTACTCAAATCAGGGTGTGCAGTACCTGAAAGACCTCACCAagtga
- the hsd11b1la gene encoding hydroxysteroid 11-beta-dehydrogenase 1-like protein, with product MGTFAKIFAASVCVAFLAVKWTRPSFDAESLRGARVVVTGASTGIGEQMAYHYARFGAQVVITARREKVLQEVAQKCLSLGAQKALYIAADMASESDPDKVVDFALEKLGGLDYLILNHIGPSPFTLWTGDVEHIKWLMKVNFFSYVQMAWKAMASLEQSKGSLVVVSSLLGKMPSPFVAPYTSTKFALNGFFGTLQHELAMKKSNVSISICTLGLIDTESAMEKVRGVTDIPAYPATDAALNIIITGATREPELFYPWFTHTLNLIKDWFPPITNYIIQNSYNYIP from the exons ATGGGAACTTTCGCTAAAATCTTTGCAGCGAGTGTATGTGTTGCTTTCCTTGCTGTCAAGTGGACTCGACCCAGTTTTGACGCAG AGTCTCTCAGGGGTGCCAGGGTTGTGGTGACTGGGGCCAGTACAGGTATTGGTGAACAAATGGCATATCACTATGCCCGCTTCGGAGCCCAGGTAGTAATTACAgccaggagagagaaagtgttgcAGGAG GTGGCCCAGAAGTGCCTGAGTTTGGGAGCCCAGAAAGCTCTCTACATAGCAGCGGACATGGCCAGTGAGTCAGACCCAGACAAGGTGGTAGATTTTGCTCTGGAAAAGCTCGGAGGGCTGGATTACCTGATACTCAACCACATTGGCCCGAGCCCCTTCACCTTGTGGACGGGAGACGTGGAGCACATCAAGTGGCTGATGAAG GTCAATTTTTTCAGCTATGTTCAGATGGCTTGGAAAGCTATGGCCTCCCTTGAGCAAAGCAAAGGATCTCTGGTGGTTGTTTCATCACTTTTAG GTAAAATGCCCAGTCCCTTCGTGGCACCGTACACCTCAACAAAATTTGCCTTGAACGGTTTCTTTGGAACCCTTCAGCATGAGCTGGCTATGAAAAAGAGCAACGTGTCCATCTCTATATGTACACTGGGACTCATTGACACTGAATCGGCTATGGAGAAAGTCAG GGGTGTCACTGATATACCAGCCTACCCGGCCACAGATGCAGCCTTGAACATCATCATCACGGGAGCTACAAGGGAGCCAGAGCTCTTCTACCCTTGGTTCACCCACACTCTGAATCTCATCAAAGACTGGTTCCCTCCCATCACAAACTATATCATTCAGAACTCCTACAATTACATCccatga
- the LOC121605648 gene encoding serine protease 57-like: MAFMLLLLFVLNGADGSRIVGGREAAPHSRPYMASLQLRGRLNCGGALVREDFVLTAAHCRIPVPYTVVLGADSLAGNEPTKQEFTAVRSIPHPDYDGHANDIMLLKLNGRANLTEAVQLIPLKRGRLSRSSRCITAGWGDVGDNNTLPARLQEVNVTSISQRTCRRRWRNVPITRTMVCGVGGGNFQGFCSGDSGGPLVCDGAAAGVVSFSGRRCGDPRTPDVYTRISSFGDWITSVLNSN, from the exons ATGgccttcatgctgctgctgctctttgtcctGAACG GAGCTGATGGTTCTCGCATCGTTGGGGGCAGAGAAGCGGCCCCACACTCACGCCCCTACATGGCCTCATTGCAGCTGCGAGGTCGCCTGAACTGCGGGGGGGCCCTGGTGAGGGAGGACTTTGTGCTCACAGCAGCACATTGTCGAATACCTGT ACCTTACACAGTTGTGCTTGGAGCTGATTCCCTGGCCGGTAATGAGCCTACAAAGCAGGAGTTCACTGCTGTCAGATCCATTCCACATCCCGACTATGATGGACATGCAAATGATATCATGCTCCTAAAG CTCAACGGCAGGGCCAACCTGACCGAAGCAGTGCAGCTGATCCCTCTGAAACGTGGCAGGCTGAGCAGATCCAGTAGGTGCATCACAGCCGGCTGGGGGGACGTAGGGGATAACAACACCTTACCAGCCAGGCTTCAGGAGGTCAACGTGACCTCCATATCACAGCGGACCTGTCGTAGGAGATGGCGAAATGTTCCCATCACCAGGACGATGGTTTGTGGCGTTGGCGGCGGCAACTTTCAAGGCTTCTGCTCG GGGGATTCAGGTGGGCCGTTGGTGTGcgatggagctgcagcaggtgtcGTTTCCTTCTCTGGCCGGCGATGCGGAGACCCCAGGACCCCTGATGTGTACACACGCATTTCATCCTTCGGAGACTGGATTACAAGTGTGTTAAACAGCAATTAG